A section of the Clostridium omnivorum genome encodes:
- a CDS encoding PspA/IM30 family protein, with amino-acid sequence MGIFNRLSNIMRAKANNAIDEMENPIELLDQKIRDMEESLNTAKLSSAQILGNAHEIEKKMEAAKAESKDYDEKVKLAMSKGNEELAKKALERKLEADKSYNALSASYVDAKQKADAVKNKLRDLEQEIEQTRRYRDEAAARYNNAEATGKVNEILANVDTKNNRINMDDIERKIQKKESYAEGLGDLREDNSLDKEFEKLGEFDLDEELKKYKQN; translated from the coding sequence ATGGGTATTTTCAACAGATTATCAAACATTATGAGAGCAAAGGCAAATAACGCAATAGATGAAATGGAGAATCCAATCGAGCTTTTGGATCAAAAAATTAGAGATATGGAAGAGAGCTTAAACACAGCTAAGCTTTCCTCAGCTCAAATACTTGGTAATGCACACGAAATTGAAAAGAAGATGGAAGCTGCAAAGGCTGAATCAAAGGATTATGACGAAAAAGTTAAACTTGCTATGAGTAAGGGCAATGAAGAATTAGCTAAAAAGGCTCTTGAAAGAAAGCTCGAAGCTGACAAATCCTATAACGCCTTAAGTGCTAGTTATGTAGATGCTAAGCAAAAGGCTGATGCTGTAAAGAATAAGCTAAGAGATCTAGAGCAGGAAATTGAGCAAACTAGAAGATACAGAGATGAAGCTGCTGCTAGATATAACAACGCTGAAGCTACAGGTAAAGTAAACGAAATTCTAGCTAATGTAGATACTAAAAACAATAGAATTAATATGGACGATATTGAAAGAAAGATTCAAAAGAAGGAGTCCTATGCTGAAGGTCTTGGAGACCTAAGAGAGGATAACTCCTTAGATAAAGAATTTGAAAAACTTGGAGAATTTGATTTAGACGAAGAACTTAAAAAATATAAACAAAACTAA
- the add gene encoding adenosine deaminase: protein MEEGRVLDKIPKVELHYHVDGSVRPETILELALKENVKLLETELSKFKAYVQVSEECTSLKEYLQKFDLTLVIMQREENIKRIVIELLEDLASQNVKYVELRCSPYLFMKGGLSFEQVVESILSGMMEGKQKFNIKSNLILICMRHHSPEESVEVVKKGKKYIGKGVVAVDLAGNEADFPPELHKEAFKLAKEYGYHITVHAGEVAAPKNVITAIKDLYAERIGHGVYAEKDEEAYRLIRECGTAVEVCLTSNVQTHAVEAMEMHPIKSYFEKGIKVTINTDNTTVSNTNLKKEYEILINEFGFSMKDIKAVIMNAVDASFLSEEEKKQLAAEVEKEFKLLNIQ from the coding sequence TTGGAAGAGGGAAGAGTGCTTGATAAAATTCCTAAGGTAGAGCTCCACTATCATGTGGATGGCAGTGTGCGGCCTGAAACTATTCTAGAACTAGCTTTGAAGGAAAATGTTAAGCTTTTGGAAACTGAGCTTAGTAAGTTTAAAGCTTATGTTCAAGTGTCAGAGGAGTGTACTTCCTTAAAGGAATATCTTCAAAAGTTTGATTTAACTTTAGTGATTATGCAAAGAGAAGAAAACATAAAGAGAATTGTAATAGAGTTATTAGAAGATTTAGCTTCTCAAAATGTAAAATACGTAGAGCTTCGCTGTTCGCCATATTTATTTATGAAAGGCGGCCTTTCCTTTGAACAGGTCGTTGAGAGCATTTTATCTGGAATGATGGAAGGTAAGCAGAAGTTCAACATAAAGTCTAATTTAATTTTAATTTGTATGAGACACCATTCTCCAGAGGAGAGCGTAGAAGTGGTGAAAAAGGGTAAAAAATATATTGGAAAAGGTGTTGTAGCAGTGGATTTGGCTGGAAATGAAGCTGATTTTCCACCAGAGCTTCACAAAGAAGCCTTTAAGCTAGCGAAAGAATATGGCTATCATATTACTGTGCATGCAGGGGAAGTAGCTGCACCAAAGAATGTTATTACTGCAATAAAGGATTTATATGCTGAGAGAATTGGGCACGGAGTTTATGCTGAGAAGGATGAGGAAGCTTATAGATTGATTAGAGAGTGTGGAACTGCTGTTGAGGTGTGCTTAACAAGCAATGTTCAAACTCATGCAGTTGAGGCTATGGAAATGCATCCAATAAAAAGTTACTTTGAAAAGGGAATCAAAGTAACTATTAATACTGACAATACCACTGTGTCAAATACAAATCTTAAAAAAGAGTATGAAATATTAATAAATGAGTTCGGATTTTCAATGAAGGATATAAAAGCTGTAATAATGAATGCTGTGGATGCAAGTTTTCTTTCTGAAGAAGAAAAAAAGCAGCTTGCAGCAGAGGTTGAAAAAGAGTTTAAGCTTTTGAATATCCAGTAA
- a CDS encoding PspA/IM30 family protein, which produces MGIFNRLSNIMRAKANNAIDEMENPIELLDQKIRDMEESLNTAKLSSAQILGNAHEIEKKMDAAKAESKDYDEKVKLAMSKGNEELAKKALERKLEADKSYNSLSASYVDAKQKADAVKNKLRDLEDEIEQTRRYRDEAAARYNNAEATGKVNEILANVDTKNNRINMDDIERKIQKKESYAEGLGDLREDNSLDKEFEKLGEFDLDEELKKYKQN; this is translated from the coding sequence ATGGGTATTTTCAACAGATTATCAAACATTATGAGAGCAAAGGCAAATAACGCAATAGACGAAATGGAGAATCCAATTGAGCTGTTAGATCAAAAGATAAGAGATATGGAAGAGAGCTTAAACACAGCTAAGCTTTCCTCAGCTCAAATACTTGGTAATGCACACGAAATTGAAAAGAAGATGGACGCTGCTAAAGCTGAATCAAAGGATTATGATGAAAAAGTTAAACTTGCTATGAGTAAGGGCAATGAAGAATTAGCTAAAAAGGCTCTTGAAAGAAAGCTTGAAGCTGACAAATCCTATAATAGCTTAAGTGCTAGTTACGTGGATGCTAAACAAAAGGCTGATGCAGTAAAGAACAAGCTGAGAGATTTAGAGGATGAAATTGAACAAACTAGAAGATACAGAGATGAAGCTGCTGCTAGATATAACAATGCTGAAGCTACAGGTAAAGTAAACGAAATTCTAGCTAATGTAGATACTAAAAATAATAGAATAAATATGGATGATATTGAAAGAAAGATTCAAAAGAAGGAATCCTATGCTGAAGGTCTTGGAGACCTAAGAGAGGATAACTCCTTAGATAAAGAATTCGAAAAGCTTGGTGAGTTTGATTTAGACGAAGAACTTAAAAAGTATAAACAAAACTAA
- a CDS encoding DUF1292 domain-containing protein, whose product MNREEFLKSEKDKYGKIYVDLTYAIDNIGPFIEKDKLDQRKYVNKLPVLKKYIDLLEAAERETSKKGGLLGLFKDDNTVDLLNSYKKDNIETFNQLEHCKNCVYINCAHNHDKFDGCLGCRPNSRIAYCDHDKINVTLHDNWNLRLNNDNTGEVDNFKVLATLHDVEREQKYIILHNRRTDEKFVLYYVPGISDDSYGEISDPEEFDFVVSTYQNVAE is encoded by the coding sequence ATGAATAGAGAAGAGTTTTTAAAAAGTGAAAAGGACAAATACGGTAAAATATATGTAGATTTAACTTATGCTATAGACAACATTGGTCCTTTTATTGAAAAAGATAAGCTAGATCAAAGAAAGTATGTTAATAAATTACCCGTACTCAAGAAGTATATCGATCTTCTTGAAGCTGCAGAAAGAGAAACATCTAAAAAGGGAGGCCTTTTAGGCCTCTTTAAGGATGATAATACTGTAGACCTTTTAAATTCCTACAAGAAGGACAATATTGAAACCTTTAACCAATTAGAGCACTGTAAGAATTGTGTATATATAAACTGTGCTCATAATCACGATAAGTTTGATGGCTGCCTAGGCTGCAGACCTAATTCAAGAATAGCTTATTGTGATCACGATAAAATCAATGTTACCCTTCACGACAATTGGAATCTAAGGCTAAATAATGACAATACAGGTGAGGTTGATAACTTTAAAGTTCTTGCAACTCTCCATGATGTAGAGAGAGAGCAAAAGTATATCATCCTTCATAATAGAAGAACTGATGAGAAGTTTGTTTTATATTATGTTCCAGGAATATCTGATGATAGCTATGGCGAAATTTCAGACCCTGAAGAATTTGATTTTGTAGTATCAACTTATCAAAATGTAGCAGAATAA